A single genomic interval of Streptomyces sp. NBC_00663 harbors:
- a CDS encoding cellulose binding domain-containing protein, translating to MAGTALGQSQSQGQSSNASRAVSATAGASVGAAAPSSGCGKTPTLTSGTHTILSGGKNRNFILRIPDGYDRNRPYRLVFGFHWLGGTSTDVATGRTVETGTWAYYGLQRLANNSTVFVAPQGLNNGWANTGGEDVTFVDDMLRRLEADLCVDTTQRFALGFSYGAAMSYALACSRATVFRAVAVQSGGLLSGCSGGTQPIAYLGVHGLRDNVLGISGGRALRDRFVTNNGCTPQNPPEPAQGSLTHRITTYSGCSAGHPVAWAAFDEGHIAAPQDGAPGDSGSRTWLPAEVWKFFTQFQTSEPPPGTATCRVTGTVSAWNTGLTTSITLTNTGTTAIDGWSLGFTLPNGQTITSGWNAEYSPVSGRVTAKNAAHNATIAPGASVDIGFQATHTGDTAPPGSYTLNGTACTAS from the coding sequence ATGGCAGGCACGGCGCTGGGCCAGAGCCAGAGCCAGGGCCAGAGCAGCAACGCCTCGCGCGCGGTCTCCGCGACGGCGGGCGCATCCGTCGGTGCCGCCGCCCCGAGTTCCGGCTGCGGCAAGACCCCCACCCTCACCAGCGGCACGCACACGATCCTCAGCGGCGGCAAGAACCGCAACTTCATCCTGCGCATCCCCGACGGCTACGACCGCAACCGCCCCTACCGGCTGGTGTTCGGATTCCACTGGCTGGGCGGCACCTCCACCGACGTCGCCACCGGCCGCACCGTGGAAACAGGCACCTGGGCCTACTACGGACTCCAGCGACTGGCGAACAACAGCACCGTCTTCGTCGCACCCCAAGGCCTCAACAACGGCTGGGCCAACACCGGCGGCGAGGACGTCACCTTCGTCGACGACATGCTCAGGCGCCTCGAAGCGGACCTGTGCGTCGACACCACCCAGCGCTTCGCCCTCGGGTTCAGCTACGGCGCCGCCATGTCGTACGCCCTTGCGTGTTCGCGTGCGACGGTCTTCCGCGCGGTCGCGGTCCAGAGCGGCGGGCTGCTCAGCGGATGCAGCGGCGGCACCCAGCCCATCGCCTACCTCGGGGTGCACGGCCTCAGGGACAACGTCCTCGGCATCTCCGGCGGGCGGGCGCTGCGGGACAGGTTCGTCACCAACAACGGCTGCACCCCCCAGAACCCGCCCGAGCCCGCGCAGGGCAGCCTGACCCACCGGATCACCACCTACTCCGGCTGCTCGGCCGGACATCCGGTCGCCTGGGCCGCGTTCGACGAAGGACACATCGCCGCGCCCCAGGACGGCGCGCCAGGAGACAGCGGCTCCAGGACCTGGCTGCCGGCGGAGGTGTGGAAGTTCTTCACCCAGTTCCAGACCTCCGAGCCACCACCCGGCACCGCGACCTGCCGGGTCACCGGCACCGTCAGCGCCTGGAACACCGGGCTCACGACGAGCATCACCCTCACCAACACCGGCACCACGGCCATCGACGGCTGGTCCCTCGGGTTCACCCTGCCGAACGGCCAGACCATCACGTCCGGCTGGAACGCGGAGTACTCCCCCGTCTCCGGCCGGGTGACCGCCAAGAACGCCGCTCACAACGCCACCATCGCCCCCGGTGCCTCCGTCGACATCGGTTTCCAGGCCACCCACACCGGCGACACGGCCCCGCCCGGCTCCTACACCCTCAACGGCACTGCCTGCACGGCGTCCTGA
- a CDS encoding Lrp/AsnC ligand binding domain-containing protein — protein sequence MGDDADAEGAAGVDDGAGEHVRRWLLIRSSRRRPASSASRAAPSLSSAGRTRKITVDRSGCCGTSLKVEHSRTTSQVVEEALKAIDHVVACHVVSGDADFLVELAVPDLRTFEKVLTDQILAIGPVRDARSTFCVRTVIDRGPLPLNSWPAPGA from the coding sequence GTGGGAGACGACGCAGACGCGGAGGGTGCAGCGGGCGTCGACGACGGTGCTGGAGAGCACGTGCGCCGGTGGCTGTTGATCCGTTCCAGCAGGCGTCGGCCGGCCTCATCGGCCTCCCGGGCGGCGCCCTCGCTGTCGTCGGCGGGGCGGACGCGGAAGATCACGGTGGACAGGTCGGGGTGCTGCGGGACTTCCCTCAAGGTCGAGCACTCCCGCACCACCTCCCAGGTCGTCGAGGAGGCGCTGAAGGCGATCGACCACGTGGTCGCCTGCCACGTGGTCTCCGGCGACGCCGACTTCCTCGTCGAACTCGCCGTGCCGGACCTGCGCACCTTCGAAAAGGTGCTCACCGACCAGATCCTGGCCATCGGTCCGGTGCGCGACGCCCGCAGCACCTTCTGCGTCCGCACCGTCATCGACCGCGGCCCGCTTCCCCTCAACTCCTGGCCCGCGCCCGGTGCCTGA
- a CDS encoding LLM class flavin-dependent oxidoreductase, protein MKKIGFLSFGHWTPSPHSQTRSAGDALLQAIDLSVAAEELGADGAYFRVHHFARQYASPFPLLAAIGARTSRIEIGTGVIDMRYENPLYMAEDAGAADLISGGRLQLGISRGSPEQVIDGWRHFGHLPPDGATDADMARAHTERLLDVLTGEGFAEPNPNPMFSNPPGLLRVEPHSEGLRDRIWWGSSSNATAVWAATLGMNLQSSTLKDDESGEPLHVQQRKQIEAYHKAWREAGHTRVPRVSVSRSIFALVDDRDRAYFGREGNSKDQIGYIDANTRAIFGRSYAAEPDVLVKQLAQDEAVAAADTLLLTVPNQLGVAYNTHVIENILTHVAPALGWR, encoded by the coding sequence ATGAAGAAGATCGGGTTCCTCTCCTTCGGACACTGGACACCATCGCCGCACTCGCAGACGCGCTCCGCCGGGGACGCCCTGCTCCAGGCGATCGACCTCTCCGTCGCCGCGGAGGAGCTGGGCGCCGACGGCGCGTACTTCCGCGTCCATCACTTCGCCCGGCAGTACGCCTCGCCGTTCCCGCTGCTCGCCGCCATCGGCGCACGCACCAGCCGGATCGAGATCGGCACCGGCGTGATCGACATGCGCTACGAGAACCCGCTGTACATGGCCGAGGACGCGGGCGCCGCGGACCTGATCTCCGGCGGCCGGCTGCAACTCGGCATCAGCCGGGGATCCCCGGAGCAGGTCATCGACGGCTGGCGCCACTTCGGGCACCTGCCGCCTGACGGGGCCACCGACGCCGACATGGCACGCGCCCACACCGAGCGGCTCCTCGACGTGCTGACAGGAGAGGGATTCGCCGAGCCCAACCCCAACCCGATGTTCTCCAACCCGCCGGGGCTGCTGCGCGTCGAGCCGCACTCCGAAGGCCTCAGGGACCGTATCTGGTGGGGATCCAGCTCCAACGCCACCGCGGTCTGGGCGGCCACGCTCGGGATGAACCTACAGAGCTCGACCCTCAAGGACGACGAGAGCGGCGAACCCCTGCACGTCCAGCAGCGCAAGCAGATCGAGGCCTACCACAAGGCCTGGCGGGAAGCGGGCCACACCCGTGTGCCGAGGGTGTCCGTCAGCCGCAGCATCTTCGCGCTCGTCGACGACCGCGACCGCGCCTACTTCGGCCGTGAAGGCAACTCCAAGGACCAGATCGGCTACATCGACGCCAACACCCGCGCCATCTTCGGCCGCTCCTACGCCGCCGAGCCCGACGTACTGGTCAAGCAGCTCGCCCAGGACGAAGCGGTCGCCGCCGCCGACACACTCCTCCTCACCGTGCCGAACCAGCTCGGAGTCGCTTACAACACCCACGTGATCGAGAACATCCTGACCCACGTCGCCCCGGCCCTGGGCTGGCGCTGA
- a CDS encoding SCO0607 family lipoprotein, whose product MITPRSKGRAASGSRPQKVRVAAVLASAAAVLTLTGCAGWEYQENICGGGEYPVLAVGSTGSACVPDDEEPSAGYARYPAGKVPQEVGDKWDVYWETHTLDEDGNIVDLPHAR is encoded by the coding sequence ATGATCACGCCGCGCAGCAAGGGCCGCGCCGCTTCCGGCTCGCGGCCCCAAAAAGTGCGCGTCGCCGCCGTGTTGGCGAGCGCGGCCGCGGTGCTGACGCTCACCGGATGCGCGGGCTGGGAATACCAGGAGAACATCTGCGGCGGTGGCGAGTACCCCGTCCTGGCCGTGGGTTCGACCGGCTCCGCCTGCGTCCCGGACGACGAAGAGCCCTCAGCGGGATACGCGCGATATCCCGCGGGGAAGGTGCCGCAGGAGGTCGGCGACAAGTGGGACGTCTACTGGGAGACCCACACGCTCGACGAGGACGGCAACATCGTCGACCTACCGCACGCACGCTGA
- a CDS encoding putative quinol monooxygenase, whose protein sequence is MIFITAKFRVLPEHADEWPQISEDFTRATRAEAGCLWFDWSRSVEDPTEYVLVEAFRDGEAGAAHVGSEHFRAAQRTLPPYLAETPRIVNATIPQDDWSELGEMAVAERD, encoded by the coding sequence ATGATCTTCATCACCGCCAAGTTCCGGGTCCTGCCCGAGCACGCGGACGAATGGCCGCAGATCAGCGAGGACTTCACCCGCGCCACCCGAGCTGAAGCGGGCTGCCTGTGGTTCGACTGGTCCCGCAGTGTCGAGGACCCCACCGAGTACGTCCTCGTAGAAGCCTTCCGTGACGGCGAGGCCGGCGCCGCGCACGTCGGCTCCGAGCACTTCCGTGCCGCGCAGCGGACTCTGCCGCCATATCTCGCCGAGACACCGCGGATCGTCAACGCGACGATCCCGCAGGACGACTGGTCCGAGCTGGGTGAGATGGCCGTGGCGGAACGGGACTGA